The following nucleotide sequence is from Dethiobacter alkaliphilus AHT 1.
CAGGGAGTAGGTATAAAGATAGTGTCCCTGCAGTTCAAAGAGGAGACCGCCCAGGTAGGGAAAGAGCCCGGCAGCGCCTAGTGCTGTAAAAACCAGTCCGTAGTTTCTGCCGAAATTTGCTTCACCGAAGATGCTGACCACGGCAGACGGGAAGATGCTAAACAGGCTGCCATAAGACAGAGCCAGAGCGGCCACCGCAACCATTAAGAAAATCGGTGAACGAACGGCCATGACAATAACCAGCATCAGCGCGATATTACTGAAAACAATGGTCATGGCAGTGCTGCGGCCGACCCGGTCGGACAGCAGTCCGCCCATAATACGGCCGGCAGCATTACAAAAGGCAAATATGGCAACGGCAATATAACCTTTGTCGTATGCTGTCTGGATACGCATGATGTTATCCAGATGGGCGGCAAAGGTTACTCCTGTTCCCGTGGTTAAAAAGAACATCAGCCAAAAACAATAGAGCCGGGAATCGCCCAATGCAGAGGACGGTTTTTTGGCAGCGGCCCACTCTCTCAGATCCTTAATTCTGTAGGGTGGGTTTTCTATGAACTGGGCCAGCAGAAAAATGCCGCATGTAAGCGCCAGTCCGCTAATGATCAAGGCCTCAGCAGTGCCTCTTTGTAGCAGAACCTTAATTAAAGGCGACATAAACATGGCAGCCAAGCCGGTGCTGGTGACTACCAGACCGGTAATCATTCCTTTTTTCTCAGAGGAAAACCATTTCATGGCAGCGGGCGTAGTTGATGCAAAACAACAGGCCAGGCCTATCCCCAGTAATAATCCCAAGGAAACTGCTGCTTTAAAAGGATAGTTTAGCAAATAAGCACAACTTATAAAAGCGCTCCCGGCAAAAATGCTGCCGATACTGATAACGGGCCTGGGGCCTAGATAATCCTGCGCCCAGCCGGTAAACACCATAAAAAAGGCATAGCAAAATAAGAACAGGGAGTACGGAAGAGCGGCCTGATAATAAGTCCAGCCCTCCTGCTTCACCAGGCTTGTGGCAAAGATGCTCCAGGTATAATTTATACCCACCAGAAAGTTAATTCCGGCTCCCGCCAAAGCCACCTTCCAACCACGGTATAAAGGCATAAGTTACTCCTTATCGTGTTTTTATGTCTGTTTGGCTTCTACTTTTGAGTATGTTGGGGATATCAGGTATATGACATATAAAAGCGCGCTTATTGGATTTTCTCTACGCGCCCTTTTGATACCGGTTTCTTTAGCAGCTTTACCAACTGACTAAGCTTAACTCGGTATAAAAAAGCCTGCCGGCGTAATATAATGTTTTGGTGATGATAATGCGCTTTTGCAAAAAAAAGAAGTCCATCATGGGGATACTTTGCTGTTTGTTCGTGTTTGTAGCCCTGGTTGCTGCGGGCGATTATTTGTACTATTTAAACCGGCTTTATCCGGGAATCTACTTTAAGGATTTGCATCTGGGGGGAAGCACTTTTCAGCAAGCAGAAAAGCTGTTGGAGGATGCTCAAATTACCTTTTATGGCCCTGAGGGCAAATCGATTACTTTTTCTTTAAGCGCTATGGGAATAGAGTTAGATGAAAAGGAAGTGCTGGAAACCGGGTACTGGCAAGGTCGTCCCAAATCCTGGCCCTGGACCTTTAAGCACCGCTTATCCATAAATAAAGAAGGGTTATTCATACCCTTCCGGTATAACGTAAACTCCAATCTGTTTTCTCACAGTACTGATTTTATCAGTTCATATTTCAGCCGGGAAGCTGAAAATGCCTATTTTGACATTGATGGTTCCCAGGCAAAGCTGGTTGCTGAAAAATATGGGTATGTATATGACTCCCGGGAGGTTAAACAATTAGTACTGGCTAATCTGGCCCGTCCCGACCTTCCATTGGAAATCAGAGTGCCATATGCCGAAATAATTTCCCCTGAAATCACCATGGCCACATATGAAGAAAAGGGAATTGAAGGTTTGATGTCTTCTTATACTACAAAGTTTGACCCTTCAGTGGTTAACCGTGTCCATAATCTCCAACTGGCCTCTGCCCAGTTAAACAATTATTTTCTGGCGCCCGGTGAGGTGCTTTCTGTTAATCG
It contains:
- a CDS encoding VanW family protein, with amino-acid sequence MFVALVAAGDYLYYLNRLYPGIYFKDLHLGGSTFQQAEKLLEDAQITFYGPEGKSITFSLSAMGIELDEKEVLETGYWQGRPKSWPWTFKHRLSINKEGLFIPFRYNVNSNLFSHSTDFISSYFSREAENAYFDIDGSQAKLVAEKYGYVYDSREVKQLVLANLARPDLPLEIRVPYAEIISPEITMATYEEKGIEGLMSSYTTKFDPSVVNRVHNLQLASAQLNNYFLAPGEVLSVNRVIGDTVAEKGYKKAPVIVGGKLSEGIGGGICQVSTTLYNTALLANLDIVERHNHHLTVLYIDPGRDATISYPVLDFKFRNNRDHYVLITSQLEKDSLTFRLFGRPLAETVEISSEVLDTFPPPVKYQYAADLNPGEEEIIEGHPGYLADVWKRVYLGDELKSEEKISTDRYSPHPRIIRQGPQE
- a CDS encoding MFS transporter; the protein is MPLYRGWKVALAGAGINFLVGINYTWSIFATSLVKQEGWTYYQAALPYSLFLFCYAFFMVFTGWAQDYLGPRPVISIGSIFAGSAFISCAYLLNYPFKAAVSLGLLLGIGLACCFASTTPAAMKWFSSEKKGMITGLVVTSTGLAAMFMSPLIKVLLQRGTAEALIISGLALTCGIFLLAQFIENPPYRIKDLREWAAAKKPSSALGDSRLYCFWLMFFLTTGTGVTFAAHLDNIMRIQTAYDKGYIAVAIFAFCNAAGRIMGGLLSDRVGRSTAMTIVFSNIALMLVIVMAVRSPIFLMVAVAALALSYGSLFSIFPSAVVSIFGEANFGRNYGLVFTALGAAGLFPYLGGLLFELQGHYLYTYSLLLGTTLIATLLSIKLRNSY